In the genome of Apostichopus japonicus isolate 1M-3 chromosome 15, ASM3797524v1, whole genome shotgun sequence, one region contains:
- the LOC139980936 gene encoding neutrophil collagenase-like has translation MECFRYFLIYILTIYAFSADAAPSNRHVSSEEMNNHAKDWLIKYGYLTDSSDVTLFEHTMAIMNMQHFHKLPVTGVIDREEFNIMQRTRCGCPDMMADDEMQALGDNATSVGQLERFRRYVVNRDRDVWPSNDLTYRFNDFTSDLPSTVQEEEMRKAASKWSAASRLSITRSSTSTSDIQVAFRRLDHGDNYPFDGPFDVLAHAFSPGTGLGGDIHFDDDEQFTVNSATGADFTFIALHEMGHSLGLEHSNNPDAVMSMFFTNNPSDIQLHNDDIAGIQSLYGRPEGVEAVIEIEVATVPVTCTKVYDAIADVGASFFFFREGSLIQATNSFTPINQPISLGFIFPGGPSRVDAAYVSDTYWVTIFQGSTYWRYNFQTFALDPSTPSSISDFGVPVLSIDAVLYKNNEVYLFKDSFFWRYSTITRTSQGPKHIQSEWGAVTTDALTPLTSVFYQQTHDLLFFVSGTTYWTYNSNRVFQKTGDLNLDHTNELCVWCQHPQDPGAAHNIVPKLLITIIGAIFANLISS, from the exons gattggttGATAAAATATGGGTACCTCACTGATTCTTCAGATGTGACGTTATTTGAACATACAATGGCtattatgaatatgcaacattttcataaattacCAGTCACTGGGGTCATAGATAGAGAGGAATTCAACATTATGCAAAGGACAAGGTGTGGATGTCCCGATATGATGGCAGATGATGAGATGCAAGCCCTAGGAGATAACGCTACGTCTGTCGGACAGCTAGAAAGATTCAGAAGATATGTAGTTAACAGAGATCGTGACGTTTGGCCGAGTAATGACCTAACCTATCG ATTTAACGATTTTACATCGGACCTCCCGAGTACAGTACAAGAGGAAGAAATGCGCAAGGCAGCGAGTAAATGGAGCGCGGCGTCGCGTCTATCCATTACTAGAAGTTCCACGTCAACTTCTGATATTCAGGTAGCATTCCGTAGGTTAGATCACGGCGATAACTATCCCTTCGATGGACCATTTGATGTCCTGGCACATGCATTCTCGCCTGGAACTGGTTTAGGGGGCGATATTCATTTTGACGATGATGAACAATTCACGGTTAACTCAGCTACTG GAGCTGATTTCACGTTCATTGCTTTACATGAAATGGGACACAGTTTAGGATTGGAACATTCTAACAATCCAGATGCTGTCATGAGTATGTTCTTTACTAACAATCCTTCGGATATACAGCTACACAACGATGACATAGCAGGAATACAGTCACTCTACG GTCGCCCGGAAGGCGTTGAAGCGGTTATTGAAATAGAAGTTGCAACAGTTCCAGTTACGTGCACTAAGGTCTATGACGCAATCGCCGACGTCGGCGccagtttcttttttttccgt GAAGGGAGTCTTATCCAAGCTACCAATTCGTTTACTCCTATAAACCAGCCAATAAGTCTTGGGTTCATCTTTCCGGGTGGACCGTCCAGGGTGGATGCAGCATATGTGTCAGATACATATTGGGTCACAATTTTTCAAG GATCAACCTACTGGAGGTACAATTTCCAGACATTTGCCTTAGATCCCTCCACCCCGTCATCTATTTCTGACTTTGGAGTCCCCGTCCTGTCGATCGACGCTGTACTTTACAAGAATAACGAGGTTTATCTGTTTAAGGATTCATTCTTTTGGCGATATTCTACAATCACAAGAACGTCACAAGGTCCTAAACATATCCAATCCGAATGGGGTGCAGTCACTACAGATGCGTTAACACCTTTGACCTCTGTATTTTACCAACAAACACAcg ATCTACTATTCTTCGTTAGTGGGACGACTTACTGGACCTATAATTCCAATAGAGTATTCCAAAAAACTGGAGATCTGAACCTTGATCACACAAATGAACTTTGTGTATGGTGTCAACACCCGCAAGATCCTGGAGCAGCTCACAACATTGTACCGAAGCTTTTAATCACCATTATTGGTGCAATATTTGCCAACTTGATAAGTTCATAG